In one window of Rhodoglobus vestalii DNA:
- the argS gene encoding arginine--tRNA ligase produces the protein MNPADLSATLLTVVIRIAADRGTPDLGLTVSDLVLERPRNRDHGDWASNIAMKLAKPLGANPRELATEIAEQVRTIDGIAGVDVAGPGFINITLDAAAAGALAKTIVEQGETYGHNDSLAGQTINLEFVSANPTGPLHIGHTRWAALGDSLARVLKAAGAQLVSEFYINDAGNQMDNFAASILAAAKGEPTPENGYPGAYIAELAKGVLASNPEVLELDHEAAIAVTRERGYEMQLGELKKSLADFNVHFDVWFSERTLHATNADGTSAIDDAVERLRAQGHVADIDDAVWVTTTDFGDDKDRVIKRGNGVYTYFAADAAYYLSKGDRGFAHKIYLLGADHHGYVHRLRALAGAAGDDPAKDIEVLIGQLVSINGARLSKRAGNIIELNDLRNWLGTDALRYSLGRYPADSPLTLDPEVLQKRTNDNPVFYVQYAHARTHSVARNAGESGVDRQVFDASLLTHETESILLGVLAEFPRIVAQAAELREPHRIARFAEELAGSYHRWYDQCRVTPMNDEEVTDVHRTRLWVNDAVGQVLRNGLWMLGVSAPERM, from the coding sequence GTGAATCCTGCCGATCTTTCTGCCACCCTGCTCACTGTTGTCATCCGCATTGCGGCTGACCGCGGCACGCCCGATCTGGGCCTGACGGTGAGTGATCTGGTGTTGGAGCGACCGCGCAATCGCGATCACGGTGATTGGGCATCCAACATCGCTATGAAGCTGGCGAAGCCGCTGGGGGCAAACCCGCGCGAGTTGGCGACCGAGATTGCTGAGCAGGTGCGCACCATTGATGGCATCGCTGGGGTGGATGTCGCTGGTCCCGGTTTCATTAACATCACCCTGGATGCTGCTGCCGCGGGGGCACTCGCCAAGACCATCGTCGAGCAAGGGGAGACCTACGGTCACAATGATTCGCTCGCGGGTCAGACCATCAACTTGGAATTCGTGTCGGCCAATCCCACTGGTCCGCTGCACATCGGTCATACCCGGTGGGCGGCACTGGGGGATTCGCTGGCCCGTGTGCTGAAGGCTGCCGGTGCCCAGCTTGTCAGCGAGTTCTACATTAATGATGCGGGCAATCAGATGGACAACTTTGCGGCCTCGATTCTTGCCGCTGCGAAGGGCGAGCCGACTCCGGAGAACGGTTACCCGGGTGCCTACATTGCGGAACTCGCGAAGGGCGTGTTGGCATCGAACCCCGAAGTGCTTGAGCTTGACCATGAAGCGGCGATTGCTGTCACCCGCGAGCGCGGTTACGAAATGCAATTGGGGGAGCTGAAGAAATCTCTTGCCGACTTCAACGTGCACTTCGATGTCTGGTTCAGTGAGCGCACCCTGCACGCCACGAACGCTGATGGCACGAGCGCGATCGATGACGCTGTGGAGCGGTTGCGAGCCCAAGGACACGTAGCAGATATCGACGATGCCGTCTGGGTCACCACGACCGATTTCGGCGATGACAAAGACCGCGTCATCAAGCGTGGCAATGGTGTCTACACCTACTTCGCCGCCGATGCTGCCTACTACCTGAGCAAGGGTGACCGTGGTTTCGCCCACAAGATTTACCTGCTTGGTGCCGACCACCACGGTTATGTGCACCGCCTTAGGGCGCTCGCGGGAGCTGCTGGTGACGACCCCGCCAAAGATATTGAGGTGCTGATCGGTCAACTGGTGAGCATCAATGGTGCGCGGCTGTCGAAGCGTGCCGGCAACATCATTGAGCTCAATGACCTGCGCAACTGGCTGGGAACGGATGCTCTGCGCTACTCACTGGGGCGTTATCCAGCTGATTCGCCCCTCACCCTCGACCCCGAGGTGTTGCAGAAGCGCACCAACGACAACCCAGTTTTTTACGTGCAATACGCCCACGCCCGCACGCACAGCGTCGCCCGCAATGCGGGGGAGTCGGGGGTGGATCGCCAAGTTTTCGATGCCTCGCTCCTCACCCACGAAACGGAAAGCATCCTGCTGGGCGTGCTCGCCGAGTTTCCGCGCATCGTCGCCCAGGCCGCAGAACTGCGCGAGCCGCACCGAATCGCGCGCTTTGCGGAAGAACTCGCCGGCAGTTATCACCGTTGGTACGACCAGTGCCGCGTGACTCCGATGAATGACGAAGAGGTAACCGACGTTCACCGCACGCGCCTCTGGGTGAATGACGCGGTGGGTCAAGTGCTTCGCAACGGCCTCTGGATGCTCGGCGTCAGCGCACCTGAGCGGATGTAG
- a CDS encoding helix-turn-helix transcriptional regulator yields the protein MNDLVTLGQRIRHFRTSAGFTLDQLGDRVGVAGSQLSLMENGRREPRLTLLSAIASATDIQLADLLDEAPPTKRAALEIELDRVQRSTIYASLGLPKIRPSKGIPDETLEAIVGLHHELATRSRKAIATPEEARRANTELRQHMRTLDNYLPDLEAEAEKLTIAGNHTTGALTHRAVSLMAESLGFELVHVHDLPHSARSVTDLKHGRIYLPPASIPGGHGLRSMALQAMAHRVLGHTEPTSYAQFLHQRLEINYFAAAVLMPLKQSVGFLSDAKAQRNIAVEDFRDAFGVTHEAAALRFTNLATSHLDLETHFLRVGDDGAVYKAYENDGLRLPVDVTGSAEGQFVCRNWSARTAFTRTNRTTEFYQYTDTPDGSFFESTQTGTTDAEEFSITIGVPFSHSKWFRGRATDIRRSSTCPDETCCRKPEDALRDRWAGNAWSSAKLHAHILSPLPSGTFPGVDDRELYEFLESHSSDAQ from the coding sequence GTGAATGATCTTGTGACTTTAGGCCAACGCATCCGCCATTTCCGTACCAGCGCCGGTTTCACCCTTGACCAGCTCGGCGACCGCGTGGGTGTCGCGGGTAGCCAACTCTCTCTCATGGAGAACGGGCGACGAGAGCCGCGACTGACCCTGCTATCTGCGATCGCTTCCGCCACGGACATCCAGTTGGCTGATTTGCTTGATGAGGCACCACCGACCAAGCGTGCGGCCCTGGAGATCGAGCTGGATCGGGTGCAGCGCAGCACCATTTACGCCTCGTTGGGGTTACCTAAAATTCGCCCATCGAAGGGCATTCCGGATGAGACGCTGGAGGCGATCGTGGGATTGCATCACGAACTGGCTACCCGTTCGCGTAAGGCCATTGCAACTCCCGAGGAGGCACGCCGCGCCAACACCGAGCTGCGCCAACACATGCGAACTCTTGACAACTACTTGCCCGATCTTGAGGCCGAAGCAGAAAAACTTACGATTGCCGGCAATCACACCACCGGGGCGCTCACCCACCGCGCGGTCAGTTTGATGGCAGAGTCGCTGGGATTTGAGCTGGTTCATGTGCACGATCTGCCACACTCTGCGCGTTCGGTCACTGACCTCAAGCACGGCCGCATCTATTTGCCGCCTGCTTCGATTCCGGGCGGACACGGTCTGCGTTCGATGGCGTTGCAGGCGATGGCACACCGCGTGCTTGGTCACACCGAGCCCACCAGCTATGCCCAGTTCCTGCATCAGCGTCTCGAGATTAATTACTTTGCGGCCGCAGTTTTGATGCCATTGAAGCAGTCCGTCGGTTTCTTGAGCGACGCTAAAGCACAGCGCAACATCGCGGTGGAGGATTTTCGGGATGCCTTCGGCGTCACCCATGAGGCGGCAGCGCTTCGCTTCACTAATCTTGCGACTTCGCACCTTGACCTCGAAACCCATTTCTTGCGCGTCGGCGATGATGGCGCCGTCTACAAGGCGTACGAGAATGACGGTCTGCGCCTGCCGGTGGATGTCACGGGCTCAGCCGAGGGGCAGTTTGTGTGCCGCAATTGGAGCGCGCGCACCGCCTTCACTCGCACTAACCGCACCACCGAGTTCTACCAGTACACCGACACCCCTGACGGTAGCTTCTTCGAATCTACCCAGACGGGAACCACGGATGCCGAAGAGTTCTCGATCACGATCGGTGTGCCGTTTTCGCATTCCAAATGGTTCCGCGGGCGTGCGACCGACATCCGTCGGTCGTCCACGTGCCCCGATGAGACCTGCTGTCGCAAACCGGAAGACGCTTTGCGCGACCGCTGGGCGGGCAACGCGTGGTCGAGCGCAAAACTGCACGCCCATATTCTGTCGCCGCTACCGTCTGGAACCTTCCCGGGAGTGGATGACCGTGAGCTCTACGAATTTTTGGAGTCGCACTCGAGCGACGCGCAGTAA
- a CDS encoding arginase family protein has product MTINFVVAPQWQGSGSSRAMQLVDGADAIRGDLPSASTRSVDIPLEAGDHQGTGVQRLSSLILVRERTHHAFAAEPAIHVTIGGDCGVELAAIEHVSASSPAVVWIDAHPDLHTPESSPTGAFTGMVLRTLLGEGPGALLPAHSLTADRVILAGIRSADPEEDAYIQQTGIRSIGAGEFSADAVLDAIEATGAESVYLHIDLDVLDPADFAGLGSPVPFGISPTVLAETIRAVVAKYPLAGAGITEFAPASISQAADDLPTILRLIGAITSAS; this is encoded by the coding sequence ATGACAATCAACTTTGTTGTCGCTCCGCAGTGGCAGGGTTCGGGATCATCGCGTGCCATGCAACTCGTCGATGGTGCCGACGCGATCCGGGGCGATCTGCCCTCCGCATCGACTCGCTCGGTCGACATCCCTCTTGAGGCGGGCGACCACCAAGGAACCGGAGTACAGCGGCTCAGTTCACTTATTCTTGTGAGAGAGCGAACACACCACGCTTTTGCGGCTGAGCCCGCGATTCACGTCACGATCGGTGGCGACTGCGGGGTTGAACTCGCGGCGATCGAGCACGTCAGTGCCAGTTCGCCGGCCGTGGTGTGGATCGACGCGCACCCCGACCTGCACACTCCGGAGTCGAGCCCCACGGGCGCCTTCACCGGGATGGTGCTGCGGACGCTGCTCGGCGAAGGACCGGGCGCTCTCCTGCCGGCACATTCGCTCACCGCCGACCGGGTAATTCTTGCGGGGATCCGCTCCGCTGACCCTGAAGAAGACGCCTACATTCAGCAGACGGGAATTCGTTCGATCGGCGCTGGTGAATTCTCCGCCGACGCCGTGCTTGATGCGATCGAGGCTACCGGAGCAGAATCCGTCTACCTGCACATCGATCTCGACGTGCTTGACCCCGCCGACTTCGCCGGGCTGGGCTCCCCGGTTCCCTTCGGGATTTCGCCCACGGTTCTCGCCGAAACGATTCGCGCTGTCGTCGCGAAGTATCCCCTCGCCGGGGCGGGAATCACTGAGTTTGCCCCGGCATCCATATCCCAGGCAGCGGATGATCTGCCGACCATTTTGCGGCTGATTGGTGCCATCACCTCCGCCAGCTAG
- a CDS encoding transglutaminase-like domain-containing protein, whose amino-acid sequence MLRTVSSHQELDLRGRTEMVFSIAVSAHWPTASESANFVLDGEAQQPTELVDARGTRLHSLIAGPGRLVVDYAATVEEPPAPAPLNELDRVEYLRPSRYCESDALTPTARSLFPSQTGHELVQAVRDWVSQNLRYTPGVSVATDGAEHSLLTRRGVCRDYAHLTVAMLRAKDVPARYASVYAPGLSPMDFHAVAEAYVDGAWWVVDSTGLAPRQSLVRIATGRDAADVAFLSNHWADLFLQNLVITATADVLPVDDHRSPVQLA is encoded by the coding sequence ATGCTGCGCACCGTTTCGTCCCATCAAGAACTTGATCTTCGCGGTCGCACCGAAATGGTGTTTAGTATCGCGGTTTCTGCGCACTGGCCCACGGCATCCGAATCGGCGAATTTTGTGTTGGATGGTGAAGCCCAGCAACCAACAGAGTTGGTCGATGCCCGCGGAACCCGCTTGCATTCGCTGATCGCGGGTCCCGGGCGTCTGGTCGTGGATTATGCCGCCACCGTCGAAGAGCCCCCGGCGCCAGCCCCGCTCAATGAACTCGACCGGGTTGAGTATCTGCGCCCTAGTCGATACTGCGAGTCTGATGCTCTCACTCCTACTGCTCGCTCGTTGTTCCCGAGCCAGACGGGTCACGAGTTGGTGCAGGCAGTTCGCGATTGGGTCTCGCAGAATCTCCGCTACACCCCGGGGGTGTCTGTGGCCACTGATGGTGCCGAACATTCGCTGCTGACGCGACGGGGTGTGTGTCGCGATTATGCCCACCTAACGGTCGCGATGCTGCGGGCGAAAGATGTGCCCGCTCGCTACGCGTCTGTGTATGCGCCGGGCCTGAGCCCGATGGATTTTCACGCGGTTGCCGAAGCTTATGTTGATGGAGCGTGGTGGGTGGTCGATTCCACCGGTCTGGCGCCGAGACAATCACTCGTGCGAATCGCTACTGGCCGTGATGCAGCGGATGTCGCGTTCCTCAGCAACCACTGGGCCGACCTTTTTTTGCAGAATCTTGTGATCACCGCGACGGCCGATGTGCTGCCCGTTGACGACCACCGGTCACCAGTGCAACTTGCCTAA
- a CDS encoding sigma-70 family RNA polymerase sigma factor produces MTETENTPARWEDVVTQLVAERGEALTRYAYLISGNREDASDLVHDALVKTFGRLRNGFTIVSAEAYVRRAILNTYLDRGRRISRWRKIAHLTAEPESQPPADANTETRIDIQSQLMKLRPRERACLVLRYYEDLTVDDIAETLQISPGAVKRYLSDALARMAAGLDRADPDNLGGRHG; encoded by the coding sequence GTGACTGAGACCGAAAACACCCCTGCCCGGTGGGAAGACGTGGTCACGCAACTCGTCGCCGAGCGAGGCGAAGCCTTGACGCGCTATGCGTATCTAATCTCCGGCAACCGTGAAGATGCATCCGACCTCGTGCACGATGCGCTCGTCAAAACCTTCGGTCGGTTACGCAACGGATTTACGATAGTGAGCGCTGAGGCGTACGTGCGCCGGGCGATTCTCAACACCTATCTCGACCGAGGCCGGCGCATCAGTCGTTGGAGAAAAATTGCCCACCTCACCGCCGAGCCCGAAAGCCAGCCACCAGCGGATGCCAACACTGAGACCCGCATCGACATCCAATCCCAATTGATGAAGCTGCGACCGCGTGAACGAGCCTGCCTGGTGCTGCGCTATTACGAAGACCTCACAGTGGATGACATTGCCGAGACCCTGCAGATCAGCCCCGGTGCGGTGAAACGGTATCTCAGTGATGCGCTAGCCCGAATGGCTGCCGGTCTCGATCGCGCCGACCCAGACAACCTTGGGGGCCGCCATGGTTGA
- a CDS encoding IS481 family transposase, which yields MTHANAPFAPEGRLRLARLIVEGGWSARRAAERFQCSPSTASKWAARFRACQPLTDRSSRPNRSPARTSRRLERRIIALRFTRRWGPHRISYHLHLNRSTVERVLARYRMPKLAWLDQSTGLLVRRSKPVRYEKAIPGELVHVDIKKQGRIPNGGGHRKLGRTIGNHNNQKGGRGYSFLHHAVDDHSRLAYSEILDDEKKETASGFWRRANQFFVDAGITVTAVMTDNGSCYRSAAFTTALGPAINHKFTRPYRPQTNGKVERFNRTLAEEWAYAHTYLSDEARAATYPAWLHSYNHHRPHTGIGGQTPSDRVHNLTGNYS from the coding sequence ATGACTCACGCTAACGCCCCGTTCGCCCCGGAGGGGCGGCTTCGTCTTGCTCGTCTGATCGTGGAAGGCGGCTGGTCCGCTCGTCGTGCCGCAGAACGATTCCAATGTTCACCATCAACAGCATCGAAATGGGCTGCACGTTTTCGCGCTTGTCAACCCCTGACTGACCGCTCCTCACGACCGAATCGTTCACCGGCGCGCACCTCGCGCCGCCTTGAGCGACGCATCATCGCGTTGCGATTCACCCGTCGGTGGGGACCACATCGGATCAGTTACCACCTGCACCTCAATCGCTCCACAGTCGAGCGGGTACTAGCCCGCTATCGGATGCCAAAACTCGCCTGGCTCGACCAAAGCACGGGACTCCTCGTCCGACGATCAAAACCCGTGCGCTATGAGAAAGCGATACCGGGCGAGCTGGTGCACGTTGATATCAAGAAACAAGGACGTATCCCTAACGGGGGCGGCCACCGAAAGTTAGGCCGCACCATCGGCAACCACAACAACCAGAAAGGCGGCCGCGGATACTCGTTCCTGCATCACGCCGTCGACGACCACTCCCGACTGGCATATTCAGAGATCCTCGACGATGAGAAGAAGGAAACCGCGTCCGGGTTCTGGCGCCGCGCGAACCAGTTCTTCGTCGATGCCGGCATCACCGTGACCGCCGTGATGACCGACAACGGTTCCTGCTACCGGTCAGCCGCCTTCACCACAGCCCTCGGCCCCGCAATCAACCACAAATTCACCCGCCCCTACCGCCCGCAAACCAACGGGAAAGTCGAACGCTTCAACCGCACCCTCGCCGAGGAATGGGCCTACGCCCACACCTACCTCAGCGACGAAGCACGCGCGGCAACCTACCCAGCCTGGCTCCACAGCTACAATCACCACAGACCCCACACCGGCATCGGCGGCCAAACACCATCAGACCGCGTCCACAACCTCACAGGGAACTACAGCTAG
- a CDS encoding crotonase/enoyl-CoA hydratase family protein, whose amino-acid sequence MTDTSTDSAKVTLERDGHVLLIGLNRVDKRNAADLELLEQLALAYGELERDPELRAGFVFAHGDHFTGGLDLADIGPRIGADGLDMVPEGGINPWQVSGQKLSKPVVIAVQGTCLTLGIELILASDIAVAADSSVFGQVEVSRGILPFGGATIRFPRQVGWSNAMRWILTGDSFDAAEAHRIGLVQEVVPHGEQYARGLELAQRVAAQAPLAVQAALKNANVAIRDGDPAAEVALQPELVTLAQSKDAQIGMKAFMTRTTASFIGK is encoded by the coding sequence ATGACTGACACCAGTACAGATTCAGCGAAAGTTACTCTCGAGCGGGACGGTCACGTTTTGCTCATTGGGCTCAATCGGGTCGATAAGCGCAATGCCGCTGACCTGGAGCTTCTTGAGCAGCTTGCGTTGGCGTATGGCGAACTTGAGCGCGACCCCGAGCTGCGGGCCGGTTTCGTTTTTGCCCACGGCGACCACTTCACCGGCGGTCTTGATCTGGCCGACATCGGGCCACGAATTGGTGCCGACGGGCTCGACATGGTGCCCGAGGGCGGGATCAACCCGTGGCAGGTGTCGGGCCAGAAACTGTCCAAACCCGTAGTGATTGCGGTGCAGGGCACCTGTCTCACGTTGGGTATTGAGCTGATCTTGGCCAGCGACATTGCGGTTGCTGCCGACTCGAGTGTCTTTGGCCAGGTCGAGGTATCGCGGGGCATCCTGCCATTCGGTGGGGCAACGATTCGTTTTCCGCGGCAGGTGGGGTGGTCGAATGCGATGCGCTGGATTCTCACCGGCGACAGTTTCGATGCTGCGGAGGCTCACCGCATCGGGCTCGTGCAAGAGGTTGTGCCGCACGGCGAACAGTATGCGCGCGGACTCGAGCTGGCTCAGCGGGTCGCCGCCCAAGCGCCGCTCGCGGTGCAGGCCGCACTGAAGAATGCGAACGTTGCGATTCGGGATGGGGACCCTGCCGCAGAGGTTGCGCTCCAGCCTGAGCTCGTGACCCTTGCGCAGAGTAAGGATGCCCAAATCGGCATGAAAGCGTTCATGACGCGCACCACCGCATCATTTATCGGAAAGTAG
- a CDS encoding phosphoenolpyruvate carboxykinase (GTP), with the protein MIEEEQFFQNHEPQRKVEMSIAELTKTHCSAPDGTDHSVITWVNEIATLTQPDEIVWCTGSAEEADQLAELMVEAGTLTRLNDEYRPHSFLARSDPSDVARVESRTFICSVNESDAGPSNNWAPPAEMRTTLDGLFASSMRGRRMFVVPFSMGPLGSPLAKIGVQVTDSPYVVMSMGIMTRMGTAVLESIDDSTEWVRAIHSVGAPLAANDTDVPWPCNQTKYISHFPETREIWSFGSAYGGNAILAKKSFALRIASVIARDEGWLAEHMLLLKLTNPRGRVFHIAAAFPSACGKTNLAMIKPTIPGWKAETIGDDIAWLGKGADGRLRAINPEAGFFGVAPGTGYSTNETAMDTIWGNTVFTNVALKDNGDVWWEGMTDEAPEHLIDWQGNDWTPESGTPSSHPNSRFTVAAAQCPTIADDWESPQGVVIDAIIFGGRRATNVPLVVEARDWEHGVYLGATISSERTAAAEGTIGELRRDPFAMMPFCGYNMADHWAHWLSVGQDLRTSGTVPRIFQVNWFRKGPDGSFLWPGFGENSRVLEWILDRVDGQLAARDSALGLLPRDGDLNIHGLELSDETMQQLFAIDTDSWKAEAASTEEFFATFDGRVPAAVTRQLEHLKARLDA; encoded by the coding sequence ATGATCGAAGAAGAGCAATTTTTTCAGAACCACGAGCCTCAGCGGAAGGTAGAAATGAGCATCGCCGAGTTGACAAAGACCCACTGCTCCGCACCCGACGGGACCGACCACAGCGTCATCACCTGGGTGAACGAAATCGCCACGTTGACGCAGCCCGACGAGATCGTCTGGTGCACCGGCAGCGCCGAAGAAGCCGACCAACTCGCCGAACTCATGGTCGAAGCCGGAACGCTCACCCGCCTCAACGATGAGTACCGCCCTCACAGCTTCCTCGCCCGTAGCGACCCCAGCGACGTCGCTCGCGTCGAATCACGCACCTTCATCTGTTCCGTCAACGAGAGCGACGCAGGCCCCTCCAACAACTGGGCCCCTCCCGCCGAAATGCGCACCACCCTCGACGGACTCTTCGCCAGCAGCATGCGCGGTCGCCGCATGTTCGTCGTACCGTTCTCCATGGGACCGCTTGGTTCCCCTCTCGCCAAAATCGGTGTTCAAGTCACCGACTCCCCCTACGTCGTCATGAGCATGGGCATCATGACGCGCATGGGAACCGCGGTTCTCGAATCGATTGATGACTCCACGGAATGGGTGCGCGCCATCCACAGTGTCGGAGCACCGCTAGCCGCCAACGATACCGATGTGCCGTGGCCCTGCAATCAGACCAAATACATCAGTCATTTCCCAGAGACCCGAGAGATCTGGTCATTTGGTTCTGCCTACGGCGGCAACGCGATTCTCGCCAAGAAGTCGTTCGCGCTTCGCATCGCCTCGGTAATTGCTCGCGACGAAGGATGGCTCGCCGAGCACATGCTTCTGCTCAAACTCACCAACCCGCGCGGTCGTGTCTTCCACATCGCCGCGGCATTCCCCAGCGCGTGTGGCAAAACAAATCTTGCGATGATCAAGCCCACGATTCCCGGCTGGAAAGCCGAAACAATCGGTGACGACATCGCGTGGCTCGGCAAAGGGGCCGACGGCCGACTTCGTGCCATCAACCCCGAAGCTGGCTTCTTTGGCGTGGCTCCGGGAACCGGATACAGCACCAACGAGACCGCGATGGACACCATCTGGGGCAACACCGTCTTCACCAACGTCGCGCTAAAAGACAACGGCGACGTCTGGTGGGAAGGAATGACCGATGAGGCGCCTGAGCACCTCATCGACTGGCAGGGAAACGATTGGACGCCAGAATCTGGCACTCCGTCGTCGCACCCAAACTCACGTTTTACTGTGGCAGCAGCACAATGCCCCACCATCGCAGATGACTGGGAATCACCACAGGGCGTCGTCATTGACGCAATAATCTTCGGCGGTCGCCGCGCGACCAACGTGCCGCTAGTGGTGGAGGCACGAGATTGGGAGCATGGCGTCTACCTGGGCGCCACTATCTCATCTGAGCGAACGGCGGCCGCCGAAGGCACCATCGGCGAACTACGGCGTGACCCGTTTGCCATGATGCCGTTCTGCGGATACAACATGGCCGATCACTGGGCGCACTGGCTCTCAGTCGGCCAAGATCTGCGCACATCAGGCACTGTGCCTCGTATTTTCCAAGTGAACTGGTTCCGCAAAGGCCCAGACGGATCCTTCCTGTGGCCAGGCTTTGGCGAGAACTCGCGCGTGCTCGAGTGGATCCTTGACCGTGTCGACGGACAGCTTGCTGCCCGCGACAGCGCTCTCGGCTTGCTCCCGCGCGACGGCGACCTCAACATCCACGGTCTTGAGCTCAGCGACGAGACCATGCAGCAGCTATTTGCGATCGACACCGACTCATGGAAAGCAGAAGCAGCATCCACTGAAGAGTTCTTTGCAACCTTCGACGGTCGCGTTCCGGCTGCGGTAACGCGGCAACTTGAACACCTGAAAGCGCGCCTCGACGCCTAA
- a CDS encoding arginyl-tRNA synthetase → MVRNLAGSLLAFAGAGHENGTMALRLRVLPAVIALSASALLLTACVQAEPDRTGLNPTRTINPSSTPSAEPEPASSAPNDPEATAVDVACTDLISPQAMYDFNPNFLLLNSFTPAAGTPAATALASKGVACRWENSTSGVMIDVSVAKPAPNKLDGLKSNAGGPASGFDGYFAAAGGTGTAQMFSGAYWATLSSEAFFEAGDAAELVSDVRAALN, encoded by the coding sequence GTGGTTCGCAACTTGGCCGGGTCACTACTCGCCTTTGCCGGTGCAGGTCACGAGAATGGAACTATGGCTCTTCGACTTCGCGTTCTTCCTGCAGTTATCGCACTCAGTGCATCCGCTCTTCTGTTGACGGCGTGTGTTCAGGCAGAGCCCGACCGTACTGGGCTGAACCCGACGCGCACGATTAACCCATCGAGCACACCCAGCGCCGAGCCGGAGCCCGCCAGTTCGGCACCGAACGACCCGGAGGCGACCGCCGTTGATGTGGCCTGCACTGACCTGATCTCGCCGCAAGCAATGTATGACTTCAACCCCAACTTTTTGCTGCTCAATAGCTTCACCCCGGCCGCCGGAACACCTGCCGCGACCGCGCTCGCGTCGAAGGGTGTTGCCTGCCGTTGGGAGAATTCCACCAGCGGAGTAATGATCGATGTTTCCGTGGCCAAGCCCGCACCGAACAAGCTCGACGGGTTGAAGTCGAACGCGGGCGGTCCTGCGAGTGGTTTCGACGGCTACTTTGCTGCGGCTGGCGGCACCGGCACCGCGCAGATGTTCAGTGGTGCGTACTGGGCAACCCTCAGTTCGGAAGCATTCTTCGAAGCCGGAGATGCAGCAGAGCTGGTCTCCGACGTGCGCGCCGCACTCAATTAG